The Myxococcota bacterium genome window below encodes:
- a CDS encoding universal stress protein, with the protein MSWPPRRILVGVDFSESSRAALSAASGLARRVGATLSLLHVVPDALLFSPSPEARAAASRRLSLLAEREAPPGTDFHVRKGDPTLELVALRDLGDFDLVVTGAGHMRSMGRFVLGSVAGKLLGYPGAPLLIVASTPSGGEFKRILIAQENPRVTSPWQKIGLALAHAERGEVALLHVLPPRGYLSDRHHVDLEPQRAPSRLCAQLAKLDPTVPAQVVIRQGEAGNEIAVAARELDVHLVVLGAERNRPDHGPGPVVNRIARSGVPALLVIWPERESDEEFAEH; encoded by the coding sequence ATGAGCTGGCCACCGCGCCGAATCCTCGTCGGAGTCGACTTTTCCGAGAGCTCCCGGGCGGCGCTGTCGGCGGCCAGCGGCCTGGCGCGACGGGTCGGCGCGACGCTCTCGCTGCTCCATGTCGTGCCCGATGCGCTGCTCTTCTCGCCCTCGCCGGAGGCCCGGGCCGCGGCGTCGAGGCGCTTGTCGCTGCTGGCCGAGCGCGAGGCGCCGCCGGGCACGGATTTCCACGTCCGAAAGGGCGACCCGACGCTCGAGCTGGTCGCGCTGCGCGACCTGGGCGACTTCGACCTCGTCGTGACTGGCGCGGGTCACATGCGCAGCATGGGGCGCTTCGTGCTGGGCAGCGTCGCGGGCAAGCTGCTCGGATACCCCGGAGCACCGCTCCTGATCGTCGCCTCGACGCCCTCGGGGGGCGAGTTCAAGCGCATCCTGATCGCGCAGGAGAACCCGCGAGTCACTTCGCCCTGGCAGAAGATCGGCCTCGCGCTGGCGCATGCCGAGCGCGGCGAGGTGGCGCTGCTGCACGTGCTGCCGCCGCGCGGCTATCTCTCCGATCGACACCACGTCGACCTCGAGCCGCAGCGCGCGCCATCGCGGCTTTGCGCACAGCTCGCCAAGCTCGATCCGACGGTGCCCGCCCAGGTGGTGATCCGGCAGGGCGAGGCCGGCAACGAGATCGCGGTCGCCGCGCGCGAGCTCGACGTTCATCTGGTCGTGCTCGGCGCCGAGCGCAACCGCCCCGACCACGGGCCCGGCCCGGTCGTGAACCGCATCGCGCGCTCCGGCGTCCCGGCGCTGCTCGTGATCTGGCCCGAGCGCGAGTCGGACGAGGAGTTCGCCGAGCATTGA
- a CDS encoding BCAM0308 family protein has translation MKGKGKGPKSRKASERAERPQPSRHEPERGKTDRPAGKLAEPQVCSTCKAIYHEGRWVWPKVANPTGRPTLCPACQRIRDELPGGEVRISGDFAREHKDEILARVRHVEEREKAEHPLQRLMAIREVAHETLITTTDSHLAHAIGTALHDAFKGELSAPWAEKNETLRVRWSR, from the coding sequence ATGAAGGGCAAGGGGAAGGGACCGAAGAGCAGGAAGGCGAGCGAGCGCGCCGAGCGGCCGCAGCCGTCGCGGCACGAGCCGGAGCGCGGCAAGACCGATCGGCCCGCGGGCAAGCTCGCGGAGCCCCAGGTTTGCTCGACCTGCAAGGCGATCTACCACGAAGGACGCTGGGTCTGGCCGAAGGTCGCCAACCCGACGGGCCGGCCGACCCTCTGCCCCGCCTGCCAGCGGATCCGCGACGAGCTGCCGGGCGGCGAGGTGCGCATCTCGGGTGACTTCGCGCGCGAGCACAAGGACGAGATCCTGGCGCGCGTCCGCCACGTCGAGGAACGCGAGAAGGCCGAGCACCCGCTTCAGCGGCTGATGGCGATCCGCGAGGTGGCGCACGAGACGCTGATCACCACGACCGACTCACATCTCGCTCACGCGATCGGCACGGCGCTGCACGACGCCTTCAAGGGCGAGCTGTCGGCGCCGTGGGCCGAGAAGAACGAGACACTGCGGGTGCGCTGGTCGCGCTGA
- a CDS encoding CBS domain-containing protein — protein MNVGTLLRREPATVSPATPCSVAAQCMRDERMGSLVVVEDGEPIGMLTDRDLVVRVLAEGLDAEKALVGEVMSERPIFVTDTQDTASVLCVMRDLALRRVPVVNGRRELVGVVSLDDILVALAEELGTIAELVRKESPPEAD, from the coding sequence ATGAACGTCGGAACGCTCTTGCGCCGTGAGCCCGCAACCGTCTCGCCCGCCACGCCGTGCTCCGTGGCGGCGCAGTGCATGCGCGACGAGCGGATGGGGTCGCTGGTGGTGGTCGAGGACGGAGAGCCGATCGGCATGCTGACCGACCGCGACCTGGTCGTGCGCGTGCTCGCGGAAGGCCTCGACGCCGAGAAGGCCCTGGTGGGCGAGGTGATGTCGGAGCGCCCGATCTTCGTCACCGACACCCAGGACACCGCCAGCGTGCTCTGCGTCATGCGCGATCTCGCGCTGCGCCGCGTGCCGGTCGTGAACGGCCGCCGCGAGCTCGTGGGCGTCGTGTCACTCGACGACATCCTGGTCGCGCTCGCGGAAGAGCTCGGCACGATCGCCGAGCTCGTGCGCAAGGAGAGCCCGCCCGAGGCAGACTGA
- a CDS encoding chaperone modulator CbpM gives MTFYTRKQMLELLEIDEGFLVTLEREEIVLHDAPSGASGDFSELMLERARVAQNLVRDLDVNLPGVAVIVRMREEVSGLRRRVEQLLAELGRLPR, from the coding sequence ATGACCTTCTACACGCGCAAGCAGATGCTCGAGCTGCTCGAGATCGACGAAGGCTTCCTCGTGACGCTCGAACGCGAGGAGATCGTTCTCCACGACGCGCCCAGCGGCGCGTCGGGCGACTTCTCGGAGCTGATGCTGGAACGCGCGCGCGTGGCCCAGAACCTGGTGCGGGACCTCGACGTGAACCTGCCCGGCGTCGCGGTCATCGTGCGCATGCGCGAGGAAGTCTCCGGTCTGCGCCGCAGGGTCGAGCAGCTGCTCGCCGAGCTGGGGCGCCTGCCGCGCTGA
- a CDS encoding CBS domain-containing protein: MNLSQLMTRDPETITADASVLAALDLMLDRGIRHLPVVDRHERLRGIVSLDDLRAALPFPVSLRTAPDPADRLLALDCAVGEVMTHEPLTGRPEMPLGDAAELLARFRIGCLPVVDQEGRVVGIFTEVDALRALVLREPQKRSAADARLLDRELLVAELRAERERIGQQLQRLQDSERGLSAQTREPIDNPERARLLEEIYLEEPLSALAASRLEALDHALARATQGRFGVCEDCGAEIPAARLRAMPGATLCVRCAAGRSARAEALR; this comes from the coding sequence ATGAACCTCTCCCAGCTCATGACGCGCGACCCCGAGACGATCACGGCGGACGCATCCGTTCTCGCCGCGCTCGACCTCATGCTCGATCGGGGGATCCGCCACCTGCCGGTGGTCGACCGGCATGAGCGGCTGCGCGGCATCGTCTCGCTCGACGATCTGCGCGCCGCACTGCCCTTCCCGGTCTCCCTGCGCACCGCCCCCGATCCGGCCGATCGGCTGCTGGCGCTGGACTGCGCGGTCGGCGAGGTCATGACTCACGAGCCGCTGACCGGCCGGCCGGAGATGCCCCTCGGCGACGCAGCGGAGCTCCTGGCGCGCTTCCGGATCGGCTGCCTGCCCGTCGTCGACCAGGAGGGACGCGTGGTCGGCATCTTCACCGAGGTCGACGCGCTGCGTGCGCTCGTCCTGCGCGAGCCGCAGAAGCGCAGCGCTGCGGACGCACGCCTGCTGGACCGCGAGCTCCTGGTCGCCGAGCTGCGCGCCGAGCGCGAGCGGATCGGCCAGCAGCTCCAGCGCCTGCAGGACTCGGAGCGCGGGCTCTCCGCCCAGACGCGCGAGCCCATCGACAACCCGGAGCGGGCGCGCCTGCTCGAGGAGATCTATCTGGAGGAGCCGCTCTCCGCGCTGGCGGCGAGCCGACTCGAGGCCTTGGACCACGCGCTCGCGCGCGCCACGCAGGGCAGGTTCGGAGTATGTGAGGATTGCGGGGCCGAGATCCCGGCGGCCCGCTTGCGCGCGATGCCGGGAGCGACTCTGTGTGTGCGCTGTGCGGCCGGAAGGTCGGCGCGCGCGGAGGCTCTGCGATGA
- a CDS encoding c-type cytochrome, with the protein MGFLLVIGGSARGEESVPAQAGHNLYEQHCMVCHGLRAHGDGPLADELKVAPADLTTIAKRRGGVFPEPEVREIIDGRRRVRGHGPAKMPLWGKVFAYDAADATNEVEVRDRIASLVEYLKSIQVAAPVAPPPQH; encoded by the coding sequence ATGGGGTTCTTGCTGGTCATCGGCGGCTCCGCGCGCGGCGAGGAGTCGGTGCCGGCGCAGGCGGGGCACAACCTGTACGAGCAGCACTGCATGGTGTGTCACGGCTTGCGCGCCCACGGCGATGGCCCGCTGGCAGACGAGCTGAAGGTGGCGCCCGCCGATCTCACGACCATCGCGAAGCGCCGCGGCGGTGTGTTTCCCGAGCCGGAGGTGCGCGAGATCATCGACGGCCGCAGGCGCGTGCGCGGCCACGGACCCGCGAAGATGCCGCTCTGGGGCAAGGTCTTCGCCTATGACGCCGCGGACGCGACGAACGAGGTCGAGGTTCGCGACCGCATCGCATCGCTCGTCGAGTATCTGAAGTCGATCCAAGTGGCCGCGCCCGTCGCGCCGCCGCCCCAGCACTGA